From [Flavobacterium] thermophilum:
AGCGGAACGACATTTACGATCCTATTTCCGCAAGAAAATGACATCATCCGCACGCACCGCATGTGACGATTTTGTCACATGCGGCTTCGTTTTGTTCGGCCAAACGCAGGAAAAAACCAACCCCATTGCTTATGATAGAAACGAAGGAGGGAAAACGAGATGGTCATATTGGAAGCAACCAACATCTACAAAACGTACGGAACGAAAAAGAACCTACAAGAAGTGCTCAAAGGCATCGATCTGCGTGTGGAGAAGGGGGAATTTCTCGCGATCATGGGGCCTTCCGGATCAGGGAAAACGACGCTCCTCAACGTTCTTTCCTCAATCGACCGGGTGAGCGAGGGCGCTATTTTCATCGAAGGAAACAACGTCGTCGCCATGAAAGACCGAGAGCTGGCAGAATTTCGCAAACGCCATGTCGGATTCATCTTTCAAGAGTATCATTTGCTTGACACGCTGACGGTGAAGGAGAACGTCCTTTTGCCTTTATCGATTACGAAAACGCCCAAGCGAGAAGCGGAAAAGAAATTTGCAGAATTGGCAGCTGAACTTGGCATTACTGACATCCAAAACCACTATCCGAGCGAAATTTCTGGTGGGCAAAAACAGCGCGTTGCCGCGGCGCGGGCGTTCATCCATGAACCGAGCATCATTTTTGCCGATGAGCCGACGGGCGCACTCGATTCAAAATCGGCTTCCGATTTATTGCACAAGCTGCAACAACTTAATAAAAAACGGAAGACGACAATCATCATGGTCACCCACGATCCGGTCGCCGCCAGTTTCTCAGGCCGTGTCGTTTTTATCAAAGACGGACAATTGTATACGCAACTGTATAAAGGAACGGAAACGCGGCAGCAATTTTTCCAAGCCATTATGCAAACGCAAGGCGTGCTGGGCGGTGTTCGGCCATGAGCATGAAGCAACTCCTGTTCCGCAACTTGAAACAAAACATCCAACATTATTATTTGTACGTGTTTGCCTTGATGTTTGCTTCCGCCTTGTATTTCGCGTTCGTGACATTGCAGTACGATCCATCGCTTGATGCCATCAAAGGGGGAGTGAAAGGCGCGGCGGCCGTCCGCACAGGCGCGGTGCTTCTTATCGTGATTGTCGCCGTCTTTCTTTTGTACGCCAACGCCCTGTTTATCAAGCGTCGGAGCCATGAGATCGCTCTTTTGCAGTTGATCGGCATGACGAAACGAAACATCTTTTTGATGCTGGCGGCCGAAAACGTCATTCTTTATTACGGCACACTGATCGTCGGCATATTGGTAGGATTTGCCGCTTCCAAGCTGTTGATGATGATTTTGTTTAAAATCATCGATATTCCACTAGCGGCATCTCTTTCCTTTTCTGGCCGAGCATTGGTGCAAACGTTGATTGTGTTCAGCGTGATTGATGTTCTCATGATGGGGATGAACCGCTTGTTTCTCAAAAAACAGACGATTTTATCCTTGTTCCGCACTACATCCACAACCGAAGCAAAACACGTATCCGTATGGAACATGGTCGTAGGGATGGTGGGGATCATCCTCATCGGCAGCGGCTATGGTATATCGACGAAATTGTTTAGCAGCGACTGGAAGAGCGTGCAAGGATTATTCATGGCCATGGCGTTCATTTTAGGCGCTGTCATCATCGGCACCTATTTATTTTTCAAAGGAACGATCAGCTTTCTGTTCCACCTATGGCGAAAACAAAAAGGTGGCTATTTGTCGATCAACGCCGTGCTATCGGGATCGTCGCTCATGTTTCGCATGAAATCGAACGCGTTGCTGCTGACGATCATCACGACCGTGTCGGCCATCGCGATCGGGTTGATCTCACTAAGCTATATTTCCTATTATTCAGCCGAGCAATCAGCCAAAAACAACGTCGCCGCCGATTTCGCGTTTACGGACAAAAAAGATGCCGCCCGTTTTACGGCGGCGCTGCGATCTCATGATATTCGCTATCGGGAAACGATGATCGATGTCATCGAAGCACCGACTGATATTTCGATGATTTTAGACATCGCTGATCAAAGCCGGCTCCAGTTTCAGCCGTCCGCCGCGCCGCTATCGGTGATCAGCGACACAAGTACAGGCCGCATCGATGTCAAGCCTAATGAAGCGCTGCTGACAGGATATGAGGACCTGCTTCGTCAATTTTTGCCGTTTAAAGAAACGGGAACGATTCGCTTAGAAGAAAACGGCCGCATGGTCCCACTTCATTACCTTGGGATGAAAAAAGACTATTACGTCAACTATCATTTCACGTACGGCATGCCGACCGTCATCGTCGACCAAACGATGTTTGATCGTTTGCAAAAAGAAACCGATCCACAAAAGAAAAAGGTGCATATCGGAATTCATCTGACTGACGAAACAATATTGAACGGGCTGATCAGTTGTTTCAACGCATGGAGTTTTCCTCCATCACCGATTCGCGCCTGATGATGAGCCGCCACCAAAAGCAGACGTTCGGATTGATCATGTTTGTCGTCACCTTTTTAGGACTCGCCTTTTTGGTCACATCCGGCTGCATTCTTTACTTCAAGCAAATGGGCGCCGGAGAAGAGGAACGGCCGAACTACACGATTTTGCGCAAATTAGGATTCACCGAAAAAGACTTGCTCGGGGGCATTCGGCGGAAACAGCTGTTCTACTTTGGCATTCCGTTGCTGCTCGGATTGTCCCATAGCTATTTCGCCGTCCGCTCCGGCTGGTTCTTTTTCGGCACCGAACTGTGGACGCCGATGTTGACCGTGATGGCGATTTACACGGTCTGCTATTCGCTGTTTGGGGTGTTGTCTGTTCGTTATGACAAACAGCTGATTCGCAAGGCGCTATGAACAAGAGGCTGACGCCAAAACATGGGCTGTTGGCGTCAGTCCCCTTATTGCCGCTCACACTTGGCACCCTGACAGGGGGGGAGGAATGAACCGAAAAAAGTTCTCCACAAAATCTTGACTGACTCACAGCAAATTAAGCTGTCGCTTCTGATTGAAAAGAGGTATAATGATCATAAAACAGGGAGAGTAGAAAAATGGCCGGAGGCATATCGTATCACGCAAAGGACATTTTGTTTAAGTCGTTAAGCGAATTGTACCAAAACCAGGCGCTCGATGTGTATGGACTGCATGGGCTGCCTAGAATTAAAGCGCTTTTGCCGAATGAATTCCCTGCTGTGCGAGCAGATGAAAAACGTTCCGACACGTTGTTTCTTCTTGAAGACGCTTCGATCCTCTTACTAGAATACGAAAGCAACCAACGCTTCATTGACAATCATTTAAAGTACCTCGATTATGCTTACCGAATTTTGCACACATACTATAAACAAGAAAAGCAAATTAAGCCAATTCGCATCGTTGTCATTTACACAAGCGACGTCACAAGCGCCCACGAACAATTGCACGCTGGGGATGTATTGATTTCTTCGAAAGCCGTCTTGCTTTGCGAATATAACGGAGATGCGATTTTTCATACGATCGAAGAAAAAATTCGCCACAACGAACCGTTAACCGCTGAAGAAACGATGAAGTTTATTCTCGTTCCGCTCATGCATAGCCGCTTTGATCGGCAAACGATGATTGAAAAAACGATTGAGCTGGCGAAAGAAATTCATGACGAGTCGACACAGCTCCACGTCATCGCTGGCATTTTAACCGCTACCGACAAGTTTATTGACGAACAATATGCGAAGAAAGTAAAGGAGTGGATCAAAATGACAAAAGTCATGCGATTGTTAGTTGAAGAGTTGGAGCAAGAAAAGGAAGCAGCAGTGAAAGAAGCAGTGAAAGAAGCAGAAAAACAGAAAGCGGTCGAAATCGCCAAAAACTTTCTAGATGTTCTACCTATTCACGAGGTGGCGAAGCGAACTGGATTAACCGTCGCCGAAGTCGCGGATTTAGCGAAGGAAAAAAGCAACTAGCAACAACCTTTCGTTGCACGGGAAAAGAGCCGCTACAAATTTGCTCACCTACAGTTTTAAAAATGGGAATAAAGGCTCTTATTTTTTGAAAATTTTTCAATAAAAATTAACTGTAAAGGTTCATCACCAAATTTTGTGATTTAGTGACAAAAAAGAGAAAGCACTGACGAGATCCTGGCAATAATGTTAGCGGTGAAATCAACATTAAGGAGGTCTCGTAAGTGCTTTCTATACCACTAGGATTGCCAGAATTTAAAGTGATTAAACAAGAACTTCTTTCCTATGGTTATGCGATTCATGTAGAGAAAACAGAGACACAGGAACGTTGCCCTCATTGTGGGTTTGCCACTTCCTCTGTCCACGACAGACGGACAAGAAAAGTACGGGATTTGGCGATTTTCCATCAACCGGTGTACTTGTTCGTAAAGGTAAAGCGCTATCGGTGCCGGAATTGTTCCCAAGTGTTTTCCGCCTCTTTGGAATCGATTCAACCCAATCAACACTACACCAATCGATTTTGTGAGTACTTGTATGAACTTTGTGAAGGCTCCACCATTCAAGAGGTTAGCCGAAAGCACCGCATCCCATATACGACATTGGAACGCATCTATTACTCCATCGCATCGAAAAAAGCAAAAGAGCGTCAAACAGCGATAGAAGCATCTTCTCAAGAAGAGATGGTGCTTAGCTTAGATGAAATCGCTGTAAAAAAGGGACATCAGTATGAAACCGTATTGATGGATGCCAAAGCTGGATCGGTCATGGGAATGCATGCCGATCGCCAATGTGACTCCGCCATCCACTTGTTGAGCCAAAATGTCCTGTCGAAAGAAAGGGTCCAAACGGTGATTCTTGACATGTGGGAACCTTATCATAAGGCGGTTCGTGCCCTGTTTCCATCTGCTTCGATTGTCATCGATAAGTACCATGTGGTTCAAAAAGTGACACAAGCCTTGGATCAAGCAAGAAAGGAATTTTCTCCATTGAAAAAGGCTCGATATCTTCTCTTAAAAGGATGTGAAAAGCTTCGTAAGGACCAACGGCTTCGATTAGACGATATCTTGGAGGAGTATCCGGTACTTTCCATTGCCTATTATCTGAAAGAGTTGTTTCGGGATTTTTACCGAACCGATGGATATAACGAAGCAAAGGAACGCTTGGAAGAATGGATTCAGTTAGCCAAACAGAGCCCTTTTGCTTCTTTTCAGGAAGCAGCCAACACGCTTGAAAGGTGGAAGGAGCCTATTCTTTCCTACTTTTTGTGCCCATATACCAATGCCCGAATCGAGGGGACGAATCACAAGATCAAAAACATCAAACGCCGGGCATATGGCTATCGAAATCTAGAACGGTTTCGTTTGCGTGTATTTCTGGAGTGTACAGGGAACACTACAGGTAGTCAGGTTGCTTAAGCGCTCCCTTCTTCCGCTATCGGTATGATAGTTGGTAGAATGGAACCCGTCAAGGAAAGCACTTGACTGTTTCCATTCTACCAACTTCGTGGTCTGTATGCGGAAGAAGGATCCTGACTGATGAACCTATTTCATCCAGCTAACATGTTTCTGGGATTGAGTGGAAATCACAGAAAATGGTGAAGACCCACTGTAAATATATTAAAGGGAAGGAGGAATTTATAGTATTGGTCCATCACTATAACCTGTACTTGACAAGCAATATGTCAACTGGTTAGGAATGTGTCCAACATCCTTATCTCCTTTAATTAGGAATACTTGTAAGACTAGTCCTCTTTTGTTAGCTGAAGGAATCCGAAGGTCAATTAATATCATTCATGAAGGGAGTTTTTTCTTTATGAAGAAACTATTGTCTTCTATTCTTGTTATCAGCTTCCTCTTTATGTCATTTAGTGTTTCGATAGCAGGTGCAGAAACACGAGAGAATAGAGATAGCATGACCAGAAAAAGTAATATATATCAAATCACGTATAACGGGGTTGAAATAATTATTAATTCCCCCGACAACATGATTGCATCAGAGAAAATAACGATCGTAAAGCAAATGATTGATTCAGAGCTACTGCGTTCTTCACCATTTTTCGCCTCAAACAACAACCAAGTGATGCCCCAAGTGATCCCTAATCCAGGCGACGGAACTGTGATTGGAGCTAGATACTATGCTTTTGATAACGATGCCGCTAAATTTGTAAGCAGTGTATTAAAGATGGGATTGACAGCTATTGCTACAGCAGCTGGATATACGTTTGGCCCCGGAGCGGCAACAACCATTGCTTCGATTTGTACATTAGCAGGGGAATATATTAATCTAAAACCATACTGGACAACAGTGAAAATCATACGGTATTACAGTGATTATTATGATCAGTATATATACGACGCCTATCATTTTGTTTACAACGACAGTAAGCGAACAAATCTGAAACGAGTATACATTTCTGATGATATGATCAAAACGACGGGCAATGTATTGGATACATTCTGATAGAAGGAGAATCCATGTCCATGAATCGAAAAAAAAGATTTGTCTTATTTGTCGCCTTGCTGATGATCATTTTCTTTTTCATCTACATGTTTGAAGAACAAGTGCTGCGCTTTTTAGACTACAAAGTGGTCAAATTGACGATGCTCATTTCTTTAATCACGATTATTGTCGGCGATGCCATTTATCGACGCACGTAATCAGATGCCCAGCGTGAACGGAAAGGTCTGCCGGGCGACGATATCGGGCAACTTACCGGTTGGAGAGAATTTTCATCAAGCACCAAAAAACCCTTAGAACCGCCTTCGGCTCTAAGGGTTTTTCGCTTATTTCAACCATTCCGTATGGAAAATGCCTTCTTTGTCAACGCGTTCGTACGTGTGGGCGCCGAAGTAGTCGCGCTGCGCTTGGATTAAGTTGGCTGGGAGCACCGCGGTGCGGTAGCTGTCGTAATAGGCGAGGGCGCTGGCGAATCCTGGCACCGGAATGCCGCGCATCGCCGCGGTGGCGACGATTTCGCGGAGCGCGTCTTGGTAGCGTTCGACAATGTCTTGGAAATACGGATCCAAGAGCAAGTTCGAAAGCGCTGGATCACGGTCGTACGCCTCTTTAATTTTTTGCAAAAATTGCGCGCGGATGATGCAGCCGCCGCGGAAGATCATGGCGATATCACCGTAGCGCAAGTTCCAGTTGTATTCCTCAGAAGCCGCCTTCATTTGCGCAAATCCTTGGGCGTACGAGCAAATTTTGCTCATGTAAAGCGCGCGGCGCACCGCTTCGATGAAGTGAGCGCGGTCGCCTTCAAACGGCTTCACCGCTGGGCCTGCCAGCACTTTGCTTGCTTTCACGCGCTCGTCTTTCATCGCCGAGAGGAAACGGGCGAACACCGATTCCGTGATGATCGGCAGCGGCACGCCCAAATCGAGGGCGTTTTGGCTCGTCCATTTGCCCGTCCCTTTTTGCCCGGCTTTGTCCAAAATGACATCAACAAGCGGCTTGCCTGTTTCTTCATCGATTTTCGTGAAAATGTCAGCGGTGATCTCGATTAAGTAGCTGTTCAATTCGCCTTTGTTCCAGTCGGCAAACACTTCGTGCAGCTCTGCAGCATCCATGCCGAGCACATGTTTGAGCAAGAAGTACGCTTCAGCGATCAGCTGCATGTCGCCGTATTCGATGCCGTTGTGCACCATTTTGACATAATGTCCGGCGCCGTCCGGACCGATGTACGTCGTGCACGGTTCGCCGTCGACTTTGGCGGCGATGGCTTCAAAAATCGGGCGCACGAGCTCATGCGCTTCTTTTTGGCCCCCTGGCATGATCGACGGGCCTTTCAGCGCCCCTTCCTCGCCGCCCGAGACGCCCGTGCCAATAAAGTGGATGCCAAGTTCGGCGAGTTCTTTGTTGCGGCGCTGCGTATCTTTAAAATACGTATTGCCGCCGTCAATTACAATATCGCCTTTTTCCAAATGCGGCTTCAGCTGTTCGATCGTCGCGTCCGTCGGCGCTCCCGCTTTCACCATCAGCAAAATTTTCCTCGGTTTTTCCAAGGCGTTGACGAATTCTTCGATGCTGTATGTACCGACAATGTTTTTTCCTTTCGCTTCTTGCAAAAACTCGTCCGTTTTTTCGCGCGAACGGTTGTACACCGCCACCGAATAGCCTTTGCTTTCGATGTTAAGCGCCAAGTTTTTCCCCATGACCGCCAGTCCGATGACGCCGATTTGCTGTTTCGCCATTGTCCAACGTCCCTTTCCGTTTTGGTTTGTTCATCAAACAACATACCATACGTTTGCGCTTTCCTGCAAGTTTTTCTAAACCGATTTAGGAACGAGGCGGCACGACGGACTTTGCTTGACCTGTCCATGCGAAAAGGGGCGTAACGCCCCTCATGCTTAGTAGCCTCCATAATGCGGGAATCCGTATGGTCCAAACGGGTAATGACCATAAGGCACGCCATACGGGAAGTGATGATAGCCGTCATACCCTCCATGCCAATGATGATGGTGATAACCGTATGGAGGATAGCCGTAGCCGCCAACGTACGGCGGATAAAATCCGCCCATATACGGACCGAACGGTCGAACCATGGAATGCGCCTCCTCTCATGTGTTGAAGTTCATTTCCATGGTTAGGATATGCGCGGAAGAAAAAACGGTATAGGCAAACACCTATACCGTCTCTTCCTCTTGGATGACCTGGGCCGCGGCCTGGGCGGCGGCCACTTGCTCGCGAATCGCGTCCGCTTCTTCCAAATGGGCAAACAAGACGCGCGGATCCAGCACCGTGAGCAACCGCTCCGGCAGCGTCGCGATCCCGACGACATACGGCGTGCGCTCCGCGGATACGAGCTGCAGCGGTTTGATGGCTTCCGGTTCAATATCGACAATTTCCTTTGCTTCGTCAACGATAAACGCCACCGACAACCCGTCGACCGCGGCGACGACAAGACGCGTCTGCTCGGTTTCCTCGATCGCTTTCCCATATAGAAGCTTTCGCATATCGAGCACCGGCGCGAGCTCGCCGCGGATGCGCGCGACGCCCGCCATACAATCCGGCATATGCGGCACGGCCGTCGGCGCCGTCATTTTCTCAATCGAGACGACATACGCGATCGAGACGGCGTACTGTTCCCGCTCGACGCGAAACACCACGTATTTGTCCATTCCCCCGCCACCTCTTTCGTGATTCGCACTCTGCTTTTTTTATCGGCTCATTCCGGCCGAATGTTTACCGAAAGGTTCAAGAAAAAAGAGCATCCAGCCTCGGGATGCTCATTCGGCATTGGCGACTTCCTCGACAATGGCGACAACCATCTCTGTCAGCTTCACCAGCTCTTCAATCGGCATCCGCTCATTCGTCGTATGGATTTCTTCGTAGCCGACTGCGAGGTTGACCGTCGGAATGCCGAAGCCGGCGATGATGTTGGCATCGCTGCCGCCGCCGCTTTTCTCCAGCTTGCACGGCCGTCCGATGTTCGCCGCCGCCCGTTTGGCGACCTCGACGACATGGTCGCCGTCGCTGAACTTAAAGCCCGGGTACATCACTTCCACTTCGACATCGGCGCGCCCCCCCATTTCCGCGGCAACCGTTTCAAACGCCTCTTTCATTTTCGCCACTTGCGCTTCCATTTTTTCCGGAACGAGGGAACGGGCTTCCGCTAAAATATCAACGCGGTCGCAGACGATGTTCGTTTGCGTGCCGCCTTCAAAGCGGCCGATGTTCGCCGTCGTCTCCTCGTCGATGCGGCCGAGCGGCATTTTTGCGATCGCCTTCGCCGCAATCGTAATGGCAGACACTCCTTTTTCCGGCGCCACGCCGGCATGGGCAGTTTTGCCGTGCACAACGACTTTCAGCTTCGCCTGCGTCGGGGCGGCGACGACGATGTTGCCGACTTTGCCGTCGCTGTCCAAGGCATAGCCGTATTTCGCTTGAATGAGCGACGGGTCAAGCGCCTTCGCCCCGACAAGCCCCGACTCTTCGCCGACGGTGATGATAAACTGGATTACGCCGTGCGGGATGTTTTGTTCTTTCAACACGCGAATCGCTTCCAACATGGCCGCCAAGCCCGCCTTGTCGTCCGCCCCTAAAATCGTCGTCCCGTCGGTGACGACATAGCCGTCTTGGACCGACGGTTTCACCCCTTTGCCCGGCACGACCGTATCCATATGCGACGTGAAGTAAATCGGGTCGACCCCGTCTTTCGTCGCGGCGAGCGTGCAAATCAAGTTGCCTGCCCCATGCCCCGTTTTCGCGGCCGCATCGTCTTCGATCACATCGAGGCCAAGCGCTTCAAACTTTTGTTTGAGCACCTTCGCAATGTCCCCTTCATGCTTCGTTTCCGAATCGATTTGCACAAGTTCCAAAAATTCGTCGACAAGACGCTGTTCATTGACCATCGCTTTTTTCCTCCTGCTTATGTACTCCACCTTAAGTATACCGAAATGTTCCGCCAAGAGCCAAACCGGACGCCGGAACGATCAAAACGCTGCAAACGTATAAGAACGCGCTTGAGATGTACCGATACGGGCTGCCTGACCGCCTCTCAACGAGCGAGCTTTCATCCGCTCCCGCTGCGGCAAACGGCCACGCCGCCCCCATCTAAAATATCGTTTGCCGCGAAAAAGGCTCCCGTTGCTTGCCGGACGCCTTCCATCGTTTACAGCGGAATGTTGCCATGTTTTTTCTTCGGCCGCTCCTCGTGCTTGTTTCGAAGCATCTCGAGCGCCTGAATGAGCTTGATTCTCGTATCGCGCGGGTCGATGACGTCATCGATCATGCCGTATTTGGCGGCGACATACGGATTGGCGAATTTCTCGCGGTATTCGGCAATTTTTTGCGCCCGCGTTTCTTCCGGATTCGGACTTTTTTCAATTTCGCTCGCGAAAATGATGTTCGCCGCCCCTTGCGGCCCCATGACGGCCACTTCGGCGTTCGGCCACGCATAGACGACATCGGCGCCGATCGATTTGCTGTTTAAGGCGACGTACGCGCCGCCGTACGCTTTCCGCAAAATGACCGTAATTTTCGGCACGGTCGCTTCCGAGTAGGCGTACAAAATTTTCGCCCCATGGCGGATGATGCCGCCGTGCTCCTGCTTGACGCCCGGGAAAAAGCCGGTGACGTCCTCAAACGTAATGATCGGGATGTTGAACGAATCGCAAAAGCGGATAAACCGCGCCGCCTTATCGGACGAGTCGATGTCCAGCCCGCCGGCCATAAACTTCGGCTGGTTGCACACAAGCCCGACCACTTCGCCTTTAATGCGGGCAAAGCCGATCACGATGTTTTTCGCGAAATCTTTTTGCACCTCAAAAAACGATCCGTCATCGACGACGTGGGCGATGACGTGGCGCACATCGTACGGGCGGACGGCGTCAATCGGCACGACATCGGCCAAATCGGGGCGGTAGTCGTCCCCATCCGGAATCGGGCCAAACGGCGGCTTTTCGTTGTTGTTGGACGGCAAATAGCCCAAGAGCCGCCGCACTTCAGCGAGCGCCTCCTCTTCATTCGCTGCCGCAAAGTGGGCGTTGCCGCTGATCGTGTTGTGCACGCGGGCGCCGCCTAAATCTTCAGCGCTGATTTTCTCCCCGGTCACCGCTTCAATCACTTTCGGACCGGTGATGAACATTTGGCTCGTTTTTTCGACCATGAACACAAAATCGGTGATGGCCGGCGAATAGACGGCCCCGCCGGCGCACGGCCCCATAATGACGGAAATTTGCGGGATGACGCCGGAATAAATGGCGTTGCGGTAAAAAATGTGTCCGTACCCGTCAAG
This genomic window contains:
- the macB gene encoding Macrolide export ATP-binding/permease protein MacB; the encoded protein is MVILEATNIYKTYGTKKNLQEVLKGIDLRVEKGEFLAIMGPSGSGKTTLLNVLSSIDRVSEGAIFIEGNNVVAMKDRELAEFRKRHVGFIFQEYHLLDTLTVKENVLLPLSITKTPKREAEKKFAELAAELGITDIQNHYPSEISGGQKQRVAAARAFIHEPSIIFADEPTGALDSKSASDLLHKLQQLNKKRKTTIIMVTHDPVAASFSGRVVFIKDGQLYTQLYKGTETRQQFFQAIMQTQGVLGGVRP
- a CDS encoding Transposase and inactivated derivatives produces the protein MLSIPLGLPEFKVIKQELLSYGYAIHVEKTETQERCPHCGFATSSVHDRRTRKVRDLAIFHQPVYLFVKVKRYRCRNCSQVFSASLESIQPNQHYTNRFCEYLYELCEGSTIQEVSRKHRIPYTTLERIYYSIASKKAKERQTAIEASSQEEMVLSLDEIAVKKGHQYETVLMDAKAGSVMGMHADRQCDSAIHLLSQNVLSKERVQTVILDMWEPYHKAVRALFPSASIVIDKYHVVQKVTQALDQARKEFSPLKKARYLLLKGCEKLRKDQRLRLDDILEEYPVLSIAYYLKELFRDFYRTDGYNEAKERLEEWIQLAKQSPFASFQEAANTLERWKEPILSYFLCPYTNARIEGTNHKIKNIKRRAYGYRNLERFRLRVFLECTGNTTGSQVA
- the yqjI_2 gene encoding 6-phosphogluconate dehydrogenase, decarboxylating 2, with protein sequence MAKQQIGVIGLAVMGKNLALNIESKGYSVAVYNRSREKTDEFLQEAKGKNIVGTYSIEEFVNALEKPRKILLMVKAGAPTDATIEQLKPHLEKGDIVIDGGNTYFKDTQRRNKELAELGIHFIGTGVSGGEEGALKGPSIMPGGQKEAHELVRPIFEAIAAKVDGEPCTTYIGPDGAGHYVKMVHNGIEYGDMQLIAEAYFLLKHVLGMDAAELHEVFADWNKGELNSYLIEITADIFTKIDEETGKPLVDVILDKAGQKGTGKWTSQNALDLGVPLPIITESVFARFLSAMKDERVKASKVLAGPAVKPFEGDRAHFIEAVRRALYMSKICSYAQGFAQMKAASEEYNWNLRYGDIAMIFRGGCIIRAQFLQKIKEAYDRDPALSNLLLDPYFQDIVERYQDALREIVATAAMRGIPVPGFASALAYYDSYRTAVLPANLIQAQRDYFGAHTYERVDKEGIFHTEWLK
- the cheW_2 gene encoding Coupling protein CheW; amino-acid sequence: MDKYVVFRVEREQYAVSIAYVVSIEKMTAPTAVPHMPDCMAGVARIRGELAPVLDMRKLLYGKAIEETEQTRLVVAAVDGLSVAFIVDEAKEIVDIEPEAIKPLQLVSAERTPYVVGIATLPERLLTVLDPRVLFAHLEEADAIREQVAAAQAAAQVIQEEETV
- the pepT_2 gene encoding Peptidase T; translated protein: MVNEQRLVDEFLELVQIDSETKHEGDIAKVLKQKFEALGLDVIEDDAAAKTGHGAGNLICTLAATKDGVDPIYFTSHMDTVVPGKGVKPSVQDGYVVTDGTTILGADDKAGLAAMLEAIRVLKEQNIPHGVIQFIITVGEESGLVGAKALDPSLIQAKYGYALDSDGKVGNIVVAAPTQAKLKVVVHGKTAHAGVAPEKGVSAITIAAKAIAKMPLGRIDEETTANIGRFEGGTQTNIVCDRVDILAEARSLVPEKMEAQVAKMKEAFETVAAEMGGRADVEVEVMYPGFKFSDGDHVVEVAKRAAANIGRPCKLEKSGGGSDANIIAGFGIPTVNLAVGYEEIHTTNERMPIEELVKLTEMVVAIVEEVANAE
- a CDS encoding Methylmalonyl-CoA carboxyltransferase 12S subunit, which encodes MSDMYDKINELYDRRREIELGGGDEKIEQQHAKGKLTARERIDLLLDEGTFVELNPFIEHRCTDFGLGEKKGPGDGVVTGYGKINGRTVFVFSQDFTVFGGALGEMHAKKIANIMDLAAKTGAPVIGLNDSGGARIQEGVLSLDGYGHIFYRNAIYSGVIPQISVIMGPCAGGAVYSPAITDFVFMVEKTSQMFITGPKVIEAVTGEKISAEDLGGARVHNTISGNAHFAAANEEEALAEVRRLLGYLPSNNNEKPPFGPIPDGDDYRPDLADVVPIDAVRPYDVRHVIAHVVDDGSFFEVQKDFAKNIVIGFARIKGEVVGLVCNQPKFMAGGLDIDSSDKAARFIRFCDSFNIPIITFEDVTGFFPGVKQEHGGIIRHGAKILYAYSEATVPKITVILRKAYGGAYVALNSKSIGADVVYAWPNAEVAVMGPQGAANIIFASEIEKSPNPEETRAQKIAEYREKFANPYVAAKYGMIDDVIDPRDTRIKLIQALEMLRNKHEERPKKKHGNIPL